AGGGCGATTGCATGTTCATTGGTGTACCCGAAGCATCATGGAACGGGCGGGCGGGGACTGACGTCCCCACCTACACGCATGCAGTTGCTGCGCGACGGCCGTCGGGAACGGCAGGCACTGGTGCGACGGGAGCGTCGCGCAGCGACTGCAGGATGGTAGGCGGGGCTTTCAAGCCCCGACGACGCTGTACGACCCGCCCAACGGGCAATCGCCTTGCGTAGCACGGCCCGGCGGTGCCCAGCAGCGCAGCCAGCGATAGTCGCCTCGGACGCACGAGCCAGCCCGCGACCGCCCATCTGCCCCGACGCCTCCCTACAATCTGCCCGGCAGGGGTAGTATCCTCTTCTACGAGCGCCAGCCCTCGCGCCGCAAGAGGGGCGTCCTCAAGTCTGACACGAACGGACCACCAGGACGGTTGAGGCCACGGGGGCCGTGCCTGCCCTGGTTGTTCGATGGGGTGCATTGCCGTGACCGACTCCAAGATCATCTACACCCACACAGATGAAGCGCCGCTCCTCGCCACCTACTCGTTCTTGCCCATCATCCAGGCGTACGCTGCGAAGGCCGGCGTCGCCGTCGAGACGCGAGACATCTCGCTCGCCGGCCGCATCATCGCGAAGTTCCCGGAGTATCTGAAGCCCGAGCAGCAGATCGGGGATGCGCTGGCCGAGCTTGGCGCGCTGACCCTGCGCCCCGAGGCGAACATCATCAAGCTGCCGAACATCAGCGCCTCGGTCTCGCAGCTCAAGGAGGCGATTGCCGAACTGCAATCGCAGGGGTACGCGCTCCCGGACTTCCCGGACCAGCCGAAGACGGACGAAGAGAAGGAGATCCGGGCGCGCTACGGCAAGGTGCTCGGGAGCGCGGTGAACCCGGTCCTTCGCGAGGGCAACTCCGACCGCCGCGCGCCGGCCTCGGTCAAGAACTACGCGCGCAAGCACCCGCACTCGATGGCGCCCTGGTCATCCGACTCCAAGACCAACGTCGCCACGATGGCGTCTGGCAACTTCCGGGCGAGCGAGAAGTCGGCGGTCATCGAGGGCGACGGCTCGCTGCGGATCGAGCTGGCCGGCGAGGACGGCTCGACCACCGTCCTGCGCGAGTCGGTGCCAGTCAAGGCCGGCGAGATCGTGGACGCCAGCGTGATGAGCGTGGCGGCCCTGCGCGAGTTCCTGGACGCGGCCATCGCGCGGGCGAAGTCTGAGGGCACGCTCTTCTCGCTCCAGATCAAGGCCACCATGATGCGGGTGTCCGACCCGATCATCTTCGGCCACGCGCTGAAGGCGTTCCTGCCGCGCACGTTCGCGCAGCACGGCGGCGCGCTGGCATCCGTCAACGGCGACCCTGACGAGGGCCTGGGCGCGATCCTGACGGCGGCGCAGAAGCTGCCGGCCGAGCAGCAGGCGGCGGTCGAGGCGGCCATCAAGGAAGACCTCGCCAACGGCCCGGCCCTGGCGATGGTCGACTCTGCGAACGGGATCACCGGGCTGCACGTTCCGAGCGATGTCATCATCGACGCGTCGATGCCGGCCATGATCCGCAACGGCGGCCACATGTGGGGGCCAGACGGCAAGGAGGCCGACACGCTGGCCGTCATCCCAGACAGCAGCTACGCCGGCGTCTACCAGGCGACGATCGACGACTGCCGCGCCAACGGCCCCTTCGACCCGAAGACGATGGGGACGGTGCCGAACGTCGGGCTGATGGCCCAGGCTGCCGAGGAGTACGGCAGCCACGACAAGACGTTTGAGATCCCGGCGACGGGCACCGTCCGAGTGGTCGATCAGTCTGGCAAGACGATCTTCGAGCACTCGGTGTCCGAGGGCGATATCTGGCGGATGTGCCAGACCAAGGATCTCCCGGTCCGTGACTGGGTCAAGCTGGCCGTCACCCGCGCCCGCCTGTCAGGCACGCCGGCCGTCTTCTGGCTGGACGAGACGCGCCCGCACGACGCCAACGTCAAGGCGAAGGTGCAACAGTATCTCCCTGAGCACGACACTTCTGGCCTGCAGATTGAGATCCTGGCGCCCGTCGCGGCGACGACGTTCAGCCTGGAGCGCATCCGTAAGGGACAGGACACGATCTCGGTCACGGGGAACGTGCTGCGCGACTACCTGACCGACCTCTTCCCGATCATGGAGCTGGGCACGAGCGCCAAGATGCTCTCGGTGGTGCCGTTGATCGCCGGCGGCGGCATGTTCGAGACCGGCGCGGGCGGCTCGGCCCCGAAGCACGTCGAGCAGTTGCTGGCCGAGAACCACCTGCGCTGGGACAGTCTCGGCGAGTTCCTGGCGCTGGCTGCGAGCTTCGAGCACCTGGCGCAGACGACGGGCAACGCGCACGCCCAGATCCTGGCCGACACGCTGGACCGTGCCAACGCCTCGTTCCTGGATCAGGACAAGTCGCCCAGCCGGCGCGTCGGGCAGATCGACACACGCGGCAGCCACTTCTACCTGGGGCTGTTCTGGGCCGAGGAGCTGGCGAAGCAGACGCAGGACGCGGCCCTGGCCGGTGTCTTCAAGCCGCTGGCAGCCGGTTTGCGCGCCAGCGAGGCGGCGATTGCCGGCGAGCTGCTGGCAGTCCAGGGGGCGTCGGCGGATGTCGGCGGCTACTACCGCCCCGATCCGGAGAGGGCGACGGCGGTGATGCGGCCGTCAAAGACGTTCAACGACCTGCTGGCGAGCCTGTAGCGGGCGCATGGAAGGGACAACCCTCACCCCCCGACCCCGCTCCCGCGTACAGTTCAGCGGGCGACAGCGTCTCTGAAACGAGTTGTGGTCATTTCGGGAGGATGCGCGCCGCTCCTCATGTCGCGTACTTTCGCCGAGCCTCATAGTGCACGACCCACGACGCTACCGCTTCAGGCGTGGATCCAGCGCGTCGCGCAGGCCGTCGCCCAGCAGGTTGAAGCCCACGGCCACCAGCAGGATCGCCAGCCCGGGGATGGTCGCAAGCTGCGGGCTGCTGGTGATCATGTTGCGGCCGGAGCTGAGCATCGCGCCCCACTCGGGCGTCGGCGGCTGCGGTCCCAGGCCCAGAAACGAGAGGCCAGAGGCTGTCAGGATCGCCGTCGCGAGCCGCAGCGAGGTCTGTACGATCAGCGGCGGCGTGACGTTCGGGAGGACGTGCCGCCACATGATCCGCCCTGGCGCTGAGCCGAGCGCGCGCGCCGACAGGACGTAGTCCTGCTGCTTGACGGTCAGCGTCGAGCCGCGCGCCACGCGCGCGAAGGCCGGGATCGAGAAGACGCCCACGGCGATGACGACGTTCAAGGTGCCGGCTCCGAGCGCCGCGATGATGGCAATGGCCAGCAGGAAGCCGGGCATCGCCAGCAGGATGTCCATCACCCGCATGATCAGCGTGTCGGCCCAGCCGCCCAGGAAGCCGGCCACGATGCCGAGCGTCGTGCCGATGATCAGCGAGACCAGCACGGCTCCGAGGGTGATCAACAGGGTGATCTGCGCCCCGTACAGCAGGCGACTGAGGATGTCGCGGCCAAGCTCGTCGGTGCCGAGCGGGTAGGTGGCGGACGGCGGCTTGAGGTTCTGCCCCAGGGTGAACGCCGTCGGATCGTGGGGCGCGAGCAGAGGCGCGAGCACGGCCACGGCGATGAAGAAGACGGTGATCGCCAGCCCGACGACCGCCGCCCGGCTGCGCGTGAACTGTCGGATGACGGCCCGCGAGAGGACGTAGGGGACCGCCCGCGCTGGTGGCGGCGCGGCTGCCGCAGTTGTCGAAGAGGTCGTCGTCATGGTCATCAGTCGTACTGAATGCGTGGATCGAGCTTGACGTACAGCAGATCGACGGCGAGGTTGACCAGGACGAACGTCACCGAGAGCAGCATGATGGTGGTCTGCACCACGGGGATGTTCCGCTGGGCGATGGACTCGACCAGCAGCCGGCCCAATCCTGGCCGCGCGAAGACGGTCTCGGCCAGGACCGCGCCGCCCATCAGGTAACCGACCTGGAGGCCCGCCACGGTGATGGTGGGAATGAGGGCGTTCTTGAGCGCGTGCTTGACCAGGACCGCCTGCTCGGTCAGGCCCTTGGCGCGGGCGGTCCGCACGTAGTCCTGTCCGAGGACTTCCAGCAGGCCCGAACGGGTCTGGCGGGCGATGATCGCCGTGGAGGCCGAGCCGAGCGCCAGGGCTGGCAGGATTAACTGCGAGAACGACCCGGCCCCCGAGCTTGGCAGCCAGCCGAGCGTGACCGAGAACAGCATCATCAGCATCAGCCCGAGCCAGAAGACCGGCATCGAGACGCCGATCAGCGAGATCAGCGTGGCGAGGTTGTCCCAGACCGTGTAGCGGTGCGTGGCCGAGACGATCCCGGCGATCAGGCCAAGGACGATGGCGACGGCGAACGCCGCCACCGCCAGCTCGAGGGTCGGGCCGATGCGGCTGGCGATCTCCTCGGTGACCGGCCGCTTGGTGACGGCCGACCGCCCGAAGTCGCCCTGGAGCGAGCGCCAGAGGAACGTCAGGTACTGCTCGTAGACGGGCCGGTCGAGGCCCAGCTCGCGGCGGATCAGGGCCACGTCCTCGGCGGTGCCGTCCATCCCCGCGATAACCTGGGCCACGTCTCCCGGGACCATCTTCATGATGGTGAAGACGATCAGGGAGACGCCGAGCACGACGGGCACGAGCCAGAGCAGCCGCATCACGATGTACCGGGTCATCTCACAGCCTCGCGCGCTGGATCAGAACGAGTAGGTGCTTCTGGCTGCAGTTCATCCTCCCAGAGTTTCCAGAACCGGCCCGCGTCGTGGACCTCTGTCCAGTACATCCATTCCAGCGGCAACGACTCACGCTCCCCTGAGGCAAAGGTATGCGGAAGTGGTCCACGGTAACGATGCCGTAACCACTTCCGGCGGACCGTCGCCGACATCCCTCGAATGCTTCCGCGCCTGGGTGAAGGCGTTGCCTGGCCGAATGCCATTGCCGATGGTCGAGGTGGCAGCACCGCCGCAAGCCAACCCGTCATCCCGACCGTAGCGAGCCTGCGAGCGGAGTGGAGGGATCTTCGCAGCCAGCTCCTCAATGCCACCGAAGATCCCTCGACTTCGTTCGCGGGCTCACTTCGCTCGGGATAACGAGAGGATTGTCCGCCACACACCGCGTGCGTCATCCGTCGCCTCTCCGCTCCGTCAGCCCGCGAGCATCTACGAGAAGAAGCGAACCCCTGGTGACGGGGTGCGGGGCTCCGGCGCGACGACGCATAGCGGTGGACTCGGCCTCAGGACTTGGTGACGGTGCCCGGCTGGACCGAGCCGGACGGCATGTACTTGAACCCGCTCACGTTCTTGCGCTGGCCCCAGACGTTCGACTGGTGCGCCAGGAAGACCAGCGGCATGTCCTTCCAGATCAGCTCCTGCGCCTGCTTGAGGATCGGCAGGCGCTTGTTCGGGTCGAACTCGCGCTGCTGCTCGTTCAGGAGCTTGTCCACCTCCGGGTTGCCGTAGGCGTACCGCTGGGCCGAGACGTTCTTGGTGGTCGCGTCCGAGTGGTACATGCGGTAGAGGTGGTAGTCCACGTACTCGCTGGTCTTCAGCAGCAGGAAGACCGAGCCGGCCATCGTGTCCGGGTCGGCCGAGAGCTGCGGCACCAGCTCGGCGCTCTGGATCTTCATGATGGTCGTCTTGATGCCGATGTTGTTCCAGAAGCCCTGCATCGCCTCGGCCACCTGATCGTCGCCGGACCAGCGCCCACTGACGTAGCGGATGGTGGCGTCGAAGCCGTTGGCGTAGCCGGCCTCGGCCAGCAACGCCTTCGCCTTGGCCGGGTCGAACGGCAGCGGATCGAAGTCGTAGGTGCCGAACAGGCCCGGGATCGACGGCGTCCGCAGCGGCAGGGCCGCCCCGCGCAGGACGCTGTTGATGATGGCGTCCTTGTCGATAGCCTGATTGAGGGCGTACCGCACCTTGACGTTGTTGAACGGCGGCTTGGACTGGCGCGGCTCGGCCTCGATGATGGTGAGGCCCGGTGTGATGGTCACGGCGAGGTTGGCATCCGACTTCAGCGCGTCGACATCGGCGGCCGGCAGGTTGAGTACCACGTCGGCCTCACCGGTCTTGAGCGCCACCACGCGGCCGGCCGCTTCGGGGATCGGGCGGTAGATCCAGCGGCGCGCGCCCGGCTTCGGCCCCCAGTAGTCCGCGAACTGCTCGGCGATGACCCGCTGGTTCGGCACCCACTCGACAAACTTGAAGGGGCCAGTCCCGACCGGGTTCCGCCCGAAGTCCTTCCCAAACTTCTGGAGCGCCGTTGGGCTGATGATGCGGGCCGAGCCGTCCGCCATCAGGAACGGCAGGTCTGGGGTCGGCGGATCGGTGACGATGCGGACGGTGCCATCGTCCGGGGTCTCGATGCTCTTGATCAGGGTGTAGCTGGCGCGCCGCGAGGAGCCGGTCGCGCTGTCGAGCAGGTGCTCCAGGGTGACCTTCACCGCCTGCGAGGTGAACGGCGTGCCGTCGTGGAACTTGACACCCTGGCGCAGCTTGAACGTCCAGGTCTTGCCGTCCGGCGAGGCTTCCCAGGTGGTGGCCAGGGCCGGCTGCAGCTCCATCTTCTCGCTCCAGGTCGTCAACCCTTCGTAGATCGGGTTGAGGGCGGACTGGAACGGGCCGGTGCCGGGCGCGGGATCGAGGCTGGCCGGCTCGGTGCCATCGGCGATGATGAAGTCGCCGGCGCCGCCTGCCGCCGAGCCGCTGGCAGCAGCGGGCGCAGTCTGCGGGGCTGCCGCTGCCGGGGAGGCCGCCGGCGACGCGGCTGGCGAAGCTCCGGCGGCCGGCGAGGCGGCCGGTGACGCTGCAGCGGCTGGTGACGCGGCCGGCGACGCCGCGGCGGCCGGCTGGGCCTGCGGCGGCGGCGCCGTCGGCACCACCTTCGGCGCGGCAGTCGGGCCGGCCGTTGGTGCGGCGGCCGGTGCTGACGCGCAGGCGCTGAGCAGCGCTGCGCCTGAGCCAACGGCGATCAACTGGAGGAAGTGGCGTCGTGTCACCGACATGAGGGGGACTCCTTCGTAGGGGGGCGGCCAGTGGGATGCGCCAGCGGCGCGGCAGCAGAGGAGCCAGGACAAAGGGCCAGTACGCGGCCTGACGATCCGAGGGGGCAGACGGGGCGCCGGGCGTGGGGGTAATGGTGCGTACTGGCGTAGTGTACCCGGTGGTGGCGTGCTGCCCATAACGAGGGCGCGCGCGATTGTGCGGCGCGCTCAGGCGCGGTTGCCGCGGCGCCTGCCACGCGTCAGCCCTGAGGCTCAGCCCTGAGGCCGTGCGGCCTTGAATCCGTGCCGTTTCGGGATTCGTAGAGTGGGGCAGGCGTTGCCGACACGCGCGGCTGGTCGGATGCCGGGCGTGCGCCAGTGGCGGCGCACTTCGATCCTCTACGCAGAGGGGTGGATCATGGGCATGCTCGTTCGGGCTGGCTCGCGTGCGCTGGCTGTTGGGGCGGCGCTGGTCGTTGCGCTCGTCGTCGCACTGGTGCCGGCCGCGACGCCGGCCAGCGCGCAAGGCGGCGCGGTCACGATGGAATGGTTCGGGTGGTCCCACTTCCGGTTCACGTCTGTCAACGGCAAGATCATCCTGATCAACCCGTTCCTGACCAACCCCGACTCAACGGTGAGTTTGGACGATCTCTCGCAGGCCGACGTGATTCTGGCCGCCGATGGCCACGGCGACGAGATCGGCCAGACGTTCGAGATCGCGCAGAAGACCGGCGCTCGGGTGGTCGTGCCGTTCGAGCTGGGCACCCACTTCATGGCGCGCGGCATCCCCAACACGCAGGTCGTGCGGAGCAACCCGGGCCAGCAGTTCAAGATGGACGGCATCACGGTGCGGCTGGTCAACTCGGTGCACGGCTCCGGGCTGCCGCTCCAGGATGGCGCGGTGAGCCAGGGCTACAGCGGCCCGGCCGTGGGCTTCTACATCACGTTTGAGAACGGCTGGACCGTCTACTTCACCGGCAGCTCGGCGGCGACCCAGGATCAGGCGCTCTGGGCCGCGAACTACAAGCCCGATGCCATGATCTTCCACATGGCCGCCGGGACCGACCCGGTCGACGTGGCGACGGCGATCCGGCTGACCGGAACCGACAACCCGAACCTGAAGACGCTGCTGCCGCACCACCACCGCGTGCAGGTGCCTGCTGGCGGCACGACCATCGCCGATGTGCAGGGCGCGCTCGGCACGATGGGCATCACGACGCCGATCACGGAGCCGGTCCGGAGCCAGGTGTACACGTTTACGAAGTAGATCGTGGGTCGTGGGCCGTAGGCAGGGGCGAGGGGATTCCAGGGGTTCGGCTCGGGCGTCCCCGCTCGCTACGGCAGCCACTCGATGCCGCCGTAGCCCCCCTCGCCGGCCAGGCAGTAGCTCGCGGCGCCGTCCACCGACACGACGTGCATCGCCTCGGCCGAGAACGTCGCCAGATGCTGACCGTCTGGCGACCACGTCACCGACGAGTCGTCGTCCGCGAACGTCGTCACCTGCCGCAGCTCCGATCCGTCAGGGCGGACCACCCACACATCCCACGGCACGCCGTGCGCGCGCACCGTCCTCGCGCCGATCGGGGGCGGAGTGTCGGTGAGCAAGGGCAGACGGTAGCCGACGCGCGGATGCACCCCCGAGCCTGTAGGACGGTCGGTGGGCGGCGTGTCAGCGGGAAGATCCGGGCGTTCCTCGGCGGCCACGCCCGGGTCTGACGCTGCCGTAAACGCGATCCACGTTCCGTCCGGCGAGAAGCGCGGGAAGGCGATGGACAGGAGTTGAGGCTGATCCACGATGACGTGCTCGGGGCCGCCGCCGACCGTCATCACGCTCAGCCTGTCGGTTCCGGCGAAGCGGACCAGCGCCAGCAACGCGCCATCGGGTGAGGTGGACGGCGACGACGCGTCCTCCGCGAGCACCTGTGCCGTCCCCCCTGGCGCTGCCCGCTCGATCTGCACGATCTCGTTCGTGCCGCTGAGGACGCGCCGCTCGTAGACCAGCGAGCCGTCGGGCAGCCAGCTGGGTGATCCGAGCGCCTCGCCCGGCCGACTCCGCGGCAGCGTCCCGATGGGCGCTCCGCCACCGGGGCCGACCAGCAGGATGTCCTGGCCACCGACACGGTCGGCCGGGGGCCGCCAGAAACGCGGCACGGCCAGGAGCGATCCGTCCCGAGAGGCCGCCACCGCCGTCGCCACACCCTGTGCCGGCGTGATGGCGATGGTGCGCTGCATCCGCCCGGGCAGCTCGAAGACGCTCACGCCGCTGGCCTTCGGCACCAGCAACCGCCCCGAGCCCGCCACGGTGGCGTCCGGCGTGCAGGTGTGGGCCAGCGTGGTCCCGGCCGGCCAGAGCAGGCAGGAGCCGGCGGCCAGCGCTCCGAGCAGCAGCGTTCGCCGGCGGATCACCCGCCGCCGAGCACCGCCAGTGGGTACCGATCTGTACGCCGCCATGCGTTCGCTCCCGAGTCCGTGTGCCGGCAGGTTCTGTCCCCGCCGACGTGGTCTACCCGAGTGTACGCACGAGGAGCCGCTCTGAGATGCCTCAACCCCCGACGAGGTGCTGGCACTGGCCGGCGACGTGAGCCAGGCGGCGGACGTGGCCAGGATCGTCAAATGGGCGGATCGTCAAATGGGCGGATCGTCAACACGGCGTCTATCGCGGCGTTGGGGAACGTCGGGCAGTCGAATGACGCCGCCTCGAAGGCCGGGCTGACGCTCTGAGAGACACAGGCGGCCCTCTGCGTCTGTCGTCCGGCGCGGATGTGGTACGCTGTCAGCACGTGCCGCTCTGGGGGAAGGACTGTGCCCGGCAGCCACTGGATGATCGTCATGAGCCCAGAGAACTTCGAGATCTCGCGGCAGCGGGGTTTCGATGTCGTCGGGCTGAAGTCGCGCCATCGGAAGAAGGCGGAGCGCATGGCGCTCGGAGACCGTGTCCTCTTCTACGTGACGGGGATGCAGGTCTTTCCGCTGACGGCGACCGTCTCGTCCACCTTCTTCGAGGACCAGACTCCGATCTGGATCAGCACCGAGCGCCGCCCGGACGTGGCGCCCTGGCGGGTGCAGGTGCGGCCAGACGTGACCCTCCAGTGGTACGAGTACCTCGACGCCCGGCAGATCGCTCCGCGCATGCTGTACGTCAAACGGTGGGCGCCGGAGGACTGGCCGCTGGCGTTCCAGGGCCAGATTCACCTGCTCTCGTCGCAGGACTTCTCGCTGATCGAGCACGAGATGAAGCGGACCATCGACCGGCGTTCGAGACGCCGCGAGCGTCCGCCGCAGCGGCCCCGCCCGACCTTGACGATCACGCAGACCGTAGTCGAGCGACTGGTTGTCGTCGAGGAGGTTTCGACCACGCTGGTCGCGCCGTCCATCGTCGCCGCCGAGACGCCTGTCACCGTCGAGGATGGCGAGTCGCTGATGGTGACGCCGGAGACGCCCGTCCCGAACTGAGGAGGCTGTGCCGTGGCGCGGGCGTCCGGTGCATGCGTTCGTGCGACGGCCTATCGGGAGAGATCCTCGCGCGACGCTCAACCGTTTCAACAGTATGGCGGCGCAACGTCCGATGCCGGCGCACCCGGGCCGAGCCGTCACCCTTGCGCGTTACCATTCTCTGTGAGCCGCACTCGAAGAGACGGCGTGCTGCGATCGGCGTCTTGTGGGCGGTGCGGCGAGCGTTTTGACCGTGAATGCTCGGAGTGCGAGCAGGGTGTGGGATCGGGTTCTGGTGGTAGCGCCCCTGTTTGGGCAGGGCTATAATCGAAATCACCAGGAAAAAGAGGTCAGCTCTCCGTTGGTCAAGGGTCAAGAGGCCCGTCAACACACGGCAACAGCACGAAGCGAGACCGTCCCGGCGCCCGCTGCGGCGCCATTATTTTGTCGCCAGCTCGTTTCGAGGCCCACCGTCGTGCCCCGGATGGCTTAACACGCCGCGCGGGAGCTGGGAGGAATGATGGCAGAACGCGATGACCTGGTCATCCGGGTAGCAGGCGAGGCTGGCGAAGGTGTGCTGAGCACCGGTCAGCTCATCACCCTGGCGGCAGCCAGGGCCGGCTACGGCGTGTTGACCGATTCTGTGCCCCCTGCGGAGATCAAGGGCGGCCATTCACTGTTTCAGATCAGGCTCGCGCCGCGCAGGCTGTTCTCGCGTGGTGACGTGGTCGACATTCTGCTGGCCTTCAACCGCGAAGGGTACGACCGCAACATCCGCGAGCTTCGCGATGGCGGCCTCCTCCTCTACGATTCTGGCGACTTTACTCCGCCGGAGAACGACGGCCGCTATCAGCAGCACGCCCTCCCGCTGACCGACATCGCCCGGAAGGAGCTCCAGTTCGAGCTTGGCAAGAACGTCGTCGCGGTGGGTGCGATCTCCGCGCTGTTCGGGCTCGATCCAGAGTACATCCGCAAGCTGCTCCACCAGCGCTTTGCTCGCAAGGGCGATGTGGTGCTGAACAAGAACTACCAGGCGCTGGACGCCGGCATCGGCTACGTCGAGCGCAACATCCCGGAGCGCGGCGCGCTCCAGGTCAAGCCCGGCGATTTCGGCAACGAGGCCCGCATCGTGGTCTCGGGCAACCAGGCCATCGCGATGGGCTCGCTGGTGGCCGGATGCCGCGTCTACGCCGGCTACCCGATCACCCCGGCCACCGACATCATGGAGTTCCTGGCTGCCGAGCTGCCGAAGGTGGGCGGCTCCGTGGTACAGGCCGAAGATGAGATGTCGGCGCTCGGCATGGCGATTGGCTCCTCCTACGCTGGCAAGAAGTCGATGACGGCCACCTCTGGCCCGGGCGTCAGCCTGATGGTCGAGCTGATGGGCCTCTCGTCGATGGCCGAGATCCCGGTCGTCGTCGTGGACGCGCAGCGGGCTGGCCCCTCGACGGGCATGCCGACGCGCCAGGAGCAGGGCGACCTCTTCCTCGCGGCGCTGGGCGGCCACGGCGAGATTCAGCGCATCGTGCTGGCGCCGGTCTCCGTCGCGGACTGCTTCACCCAGGCGATCAACGCCTTCAACCTGGCCGAGCAGTATCAGATGCCGGTCCTGCTGATGGGCGACACCACCCTCGGCGTTCGCACCGAGAGCATCCCGACGCCTGACGTCTCCGCCTACGAGATCGTCAACCGCCTTGGCATCACGCCGCATGAGGGCAACGGTACGAACGGCGCTGCTGGCCTGGGCGTCGAGAGCGGCTACAAGCGGTACGCCCTGACCGAGTCCGGCGTCTCCCCGATGTCGGCGCCCGGCCAGGACGGCGGCCAGTACGTCGCGACCGGCCTGGAGCACAACGAGTCGGGCCGCCCGCGCTCGGACGCTGCCAACCATCAGCAGATGACGCACAAGC
This genomic interval from Chloroflexota bacterium contains the following:
- a CDS encoding NADP-dependent isocitrate dehydrogenase encodes the protein MTDSKIIYTHTDEAPLLATYSFLPIIQAYAAKAGVAVETRDISLAGRIIAKFPEYLKPEQQIGDALAELGALTLRPEANIIKLPNISASVSQLKEAIAELQSQGYALPDFPDQPKTDEEKEIRARYGKVLGSAVNPVLREGNSDRRAPASVKNYARKHPHSMAPWSSDSKTNVATMASGNFRASEKSAVIEGDGSLRIELAGEDGSTTVLRESVPVKAGEIVDASVMSVAALREFLDAAIARAKSEGTLFSLQIKATMMRVSDPIIFGHALKAFLPRTFAQHGGALASVNGDPDEGLGAILTAAQKLPAEQQAAVEAAIKEDLANGPALAMVDSANGITGLHVPSDVIIDASMPAMIRNGGHMWGPDGKEADTLAVIPDSSYAGVYQATIDDCRANGPFDPKTMGTVPNVGLMAQAAEEYGSHDKTFEIPATGTVRVVDQSGKTIFEHSVSEGDIWRMCQTKDLPVRDWVKLAVTRARLSGTPAVFWLDETRPHDANVKAKVQQYLPEHDTSGLQIEILAPVAATTFSLERIRKGQDTISVTGNVLRDYLTDLFPIMELGTSAKMLSVVPLIAGGGMFETGAGGSAPKHVEQLLAENHLRWDSLGEFLALAASFEHLAQTTGNAHAQILADTLDRANASFLDQDKSPSRRVGQIDTRGSHFYLGLFWAEELAKQTQDAALAGVFKPLAAGLRASEAAIAGELLAVQGASADVGGYYRPDPERATAVMRPSKTFNDLLASL
- a CDS encoding EVE domain-containing protein — its product is MSPENFEISRQRGFDVVGLKSRHRKKAERMALGDRVLFYVTGMQVFPLTATVSSTFFEDQTPIWISTERRPDVAPWRVQVRPDVTLQWYEYLDARQIAPRMLYVKRWAPEDWPLAFQGQIHLLSSQDFSLIEHEMKRTIDRRSRRRERPPQRPRPTLTITQTVVERLVVVEEVSTTLVAPSIVAAETPVTVEDGESLMVTPETPVPN
- a CDS encoding PD40 domain-containing protein encodes the protein MAAYRSVPTGGARRRVIRRRTLLLGALAAGSCLLWPAGTTLAHTCTPDATVAGSGRLLVPKASGVSVFELPGRMQRTIAITPAQGVATAVAASRDGSLLAVPRFWRPPADRVGGQDILLVGPGGGAPIGTLPRSRPGEALGSPSWLPDGSLVYERRVLSGTNEIVQIERAAPGGTAQVLAEDASSPSTSPDGALLALVRFAGTDRLSVMTVGGGPEHVIVDQPQLLSIAFPRFSPDGTWIAFTAASDPGVAAEERPDLPADTPPTDRPTGSGVHPRVGYRLPLLTDTPPPIGARTVRAHGVPWDVWVVRPDGSELRQVTTFADDDSSVTWSPDGQHLATFSAEAMHVVSVDGAASYCLAGEGGYGGIEWLP
- a CDS encoding 2-oxoacid:acceptor oxidoreductase subunit alpha; this encodes MAERDDLVIRVAGEAGEGVLSTGQLITLAAARAGYGVLTDSVPPAEIKGGHSLFQIRLAPRRLFSRGDVVDILLAFNREGYDRNIRELRDGGLLLYDSGDFTPPENDGRYQQHALPLTDIARKELQFELGKNVVAVGAISALFGLDPEYIRKLLHQRFARKGDVVLNKNYQALDAGIGYVERNIPERGALQVKPGDFGNEARIVVSGNQAIAMGSLVAGCRVYAGYPITPATDIMEFLAAELPKVGGSVVQAEDEMSALGMAIGSSYAGKKSMTATSGPGVSLMVELMGLSSMAEIPVVVVDAQRAGPSTGMPTRQEQGDLFLAALGGHGEIQRIVLAPVSVADCFTQAINAFNLAEQYQMPVLLMGDTTLGVRTESIPTPDVSAYEIVNRLGITPHEGNGTNGAAGLGVESGYKRYALTESGVSPMSAPGQDGGQYVATGLEHNESGRPRSDAANHQQMTHKRFNKLEAARENAPAAHYYGDPTADVGLVCWGSMWGVVVEAIDVLAQKGIKVAAMAPRMVWPLPDKQLQPFMQSKRVVLVPEMNYTGQLAQLMRARYLRDVVSITDYSGGVFTVARLVQEIEGVHQHAR
- a CDS encoding ABC transporter permease, with product MTMTTTSSTTAAAAPPPARAVPYVLSRAVIRQFTRSRAAVVGLAITVFFIAVAVLAPLLAPHDPTAFTLGQNLKPPSATYPLGTDELGRDILSRLLYGAQITLLITLGAVLVSLIIGTTLGIVAGFLGGWADTLIMRVMDILLAMPGFLLAIAIIAALGAGTLNVVIAVGVFSIPAFARVARGSTLTVKQQDYVLSARALGSAPGRIMWRHVLPNVTPPLIVQTSLRLATAILTASGLSFLGLGPQPPTPEWGAMLSSGRNMITSSPQLATIPGLAILLVAVGFNLLGDGLRDALDPRLKR
- a CDS encoding ABC transporter permease encodes the protein MTRYIVMRLLWLVPVVLGVSLIVFTIMKMVPGDVAQVIAGMDGTAEDVALIRRELGLDRPVYEQYLTFLWRSLQGDFGRSAVTKRPVTEEIASRIGPTLELAVAAFAVAIVLGLIAGIVSATHRYTVWDNLATLISLIGVSMPVFWLGLMLMMLFSVTLGWLPSSGAGSFSQLILPALALGSASTAIIARQTRSGLLEVLGQDYVRTARAKGLTEQAVLVKHALKNALIPTITVAGLQVGYLMGGAVLAETVFARPGLGRLLVESIAQRNIPVVQTTIMLLSVTFVLVNLAVDLLYVKLDPRIQYD